The Verrucomicrobiota bacterium genome includes a region encoding these proteins:
- a CDS encoding sulfotransferase domain-containing protein, producing the protein MTATPPTASKKIASNPIQDWFLEKRRPKSVFFYTFHKSASTLFSNFVLKQFQGLEHIDYAQEIYEGNLKRQTEIEFAKRGGIYGPLRLSLVPPKGVVASHVPEFHWLVRDTATIEFVRRRRCIFFVRDPRDIIISSYFSFLDSHGESPVAEIAQTQQKHRQTIAEQGMAEYAEKFSERLRFKFEVASQLLKASKNSLLLRYEDMVDDWEVFAKGLKRFVRIDPAALEELRSQSRPPEVVDAGRHQRSGKTRQYLEHFDEATLSKVNETLSGVLRSFRYAQ; encoded by the coding sequence ATGACGGCTACCCCACCAACCGCCTCCAAGAAAATTGCCTCAAACCCAATCCAAGATTGGTTTTTGGAAAAGCGCAGGCCGAAATCAGTATTCTTTTATACCTTCCACAAAAGCGCGAGCACGCTTTTTTCCAATTTCGTCCTGAAGCAGTTTCAGGGTCTGGAGCACATCGATTATGCCCAGGAGATTTATGAAGGGAATTTGAAACGGCAAACAGAAATTGAGTTTGCTAAACGGGGGGGCATTTATGGTCCCTTGAGGCTTTCTTTGGTTCCACCGAAAGGGGTCGTCGCTTCCCACGTCCCCGAATTTCATTGGTTGGTCAGGGACACGGCCACGATTGAATTCGTTCGAAGAAGGCGCTGCATTTTTTTTGTGCGCGATCCGCGAGACATCATCATTTCTTCCTATTTTTCCTTTCTTGACTCGCATGGAGAGAGTCCAGTTGCCGAGATTGCTCAGACCCAACAAAAACATCGGCAGACAATCGCTGAGCAAGGGATGGCCGAATACGCAGAGAAGTTTTCAGAACGGCTCCGCTTCAAATTCGAGGTGGCAAGTCAGTTGCTAAAAGCTTCGAAAAACAGCCTGCTTCTGCGTTATGAAGACATGGTGGATGATTGGGAGGTGTTTGCGAAAGGGCTAAAGCGGTTTGTGAGAATTGACCCGGCGGCCTTGGAAGAGCTTCGCTCGCAGTCGCGGCCGCCCGAGGTGGTGGACGCTGGGCGCCACCAGCGGAGTGGCAAGACCCGCCAGTATTTAGAGCACTTCGACGAGGCCACCTTATCGAAGGTGAATGAGACACTGTCCGGTGTTTTGCGGTCTTTCCGCTATGCACAGTGA
- a CDS encoding class I SAM-dependent methyltransferase encodes MFERRCCPVCDCANESSEVLGSVPFTHKCLRDELHPKASKALANREFTVIRCQSCGLVYQVVAWEEPEAEWVYTRFSESGDLEKFRPVQHFAHKAEDAMIVRLLFPEIRPKVLDYGMGLGEWARMATAFGCEVFGFDQDPRSVAFSERYGVRFLRPEQFPESAFDFVNADQVVEHFQDPVAHLQEMVRALKPGGVMKLSTPGDRQIWRKMRALELGQIAPSAFHEAFASIAPLMHLNLFDEQSMVALGRRVGQERFHLPLSLSYASMALFDGGRQFNRNLRTPWKRSRAKGTWQYYRKPG; translated from the coding sequence ATGTTTGAGCGTCGATGTTGTCCGGTTTGTGATTGCGCCAATGAGTCGTCAGAGGTGTTAGGGAGCGTTCCCTTCACCCATAAGTGCCTGCGAGACGAGCTCCATCCAAAGGCCTCCAAAGCGCTGGCGAATCGCGAATTCACCGTGATCCGATGCCAGTCTTGTGGCTTGGTCTACCAGGTGGTGGCTTGGGAGGAGCCTGAGGCGGAATGGGTCTACACACGATTTTCCGAGTCGGGCGACTTGGAGAAGTTCCGCCCGGTTCAGCACTTTGCTCACAAGGCGGAAGACGCCATGATTGTGCGTCTTCTGTTCCCCGAGATTCGGCCGAAGGTGCTCGATTATGGAATGGGATTGGGGGAGTGGGCGAGAATGGCGACGGCTTTTGGCTGCGAGGTTTTTGGTTTTGATCAGGACCCTCGTTCGGTGGCCTTTTCGGAGCGCTACGGGGTGCGCTTTTTGAGGCCGGAGCAGTTCCCGGAGTCGGCTTTCGATTTCGTGAACGCCGATCAAGTGGTGGAACACTTTCAAGATCCAGTGGCCCATCTGCAAGAAATGGTGCGCGCCCTGAAACCTGGGGGAGTCATGAAGCTGTCCACGCCAGGCGACCGCCAAATCTGGAGGAAGATGAGAGCCTTGGAGCTGGGCCAAATTGCGCCCTCAGCCTTCCACGAGGCTTTCGCCTCCATCGCGCCCCTCATGCACCTCAATCTTTTTGACGAGCAGAGCATGGTCGCGCTGGGACGTCGGGTGGGGCAAGAGCGGTTTCACCTGCCTCTTTCTCTTTCCTATGCGTCCATGGCGCTTTTTGACGGTGGACGGCAGTTCAATCGAAACCTCAGGACGCCCTGGAAACGAAGCCGAGCCAAGGGGACCTGGCAGTATTATCGCAAGCCCGGGTAG
- a CDS encoding glycosyltransferase, translating to MVQVVLLEDCRKTTSLVEASLASFFRSTQPPAGSCSKSRGLFPGTREEQWEALVDIGWYCLRRSEPLISCVLPTRNCGQEMEAHVRAMGDWAEFVSEIHLVDSESEDETIAWAERLLPPEKLQVHRRPPGLYQAWNYGIKQCVAPWLYFSTIGDLITGMGLLHLLRAVDENQADCVVSPPRMERNADAAEGGLQVPIWPPEKISEWLSLTRPQLLSSGELAVYTSHFCIETYLNSYSGSCASNLFRTGFLKEHLFPEEFGHIGDVGWAIRCATKIRLVVSPNRVASFQLPEAGYSPLTPQDEVRFYSGLCQEWKEQLARWSGDEKKMISDALWENSGRREKLLQVEGRLLHIRRKWKFCWMLWPEAWRLRREKRERREQSKSWLKLNEGFPQLFGCSAKKRVLEE from the coding sequence ATGGTCCAGGTTGTCCTTTTGGAGGATTGCCGCAAGACCACTTCCTTGGTCGAAGCTTCCTTGGCTAGTTTTTTCCGGTCGACTCAGCCTCCGGCCGGTAGTTGCTCGAAATCCCGAGGTCTATTTCCGGGAACGCGGGAGGAGCAATGGGAGGCGCTGGTGGACATTGGTTGGTATTGCTTACGTAGATCCGAGCCTCTCATAAGCTGCGTTCTCCCTACGCGGAACTGCGGCCAAGAAATGGAGGCCCATGTCCGGGCCATGGGAGATTGGGCCGAGTTTGTTTCTGAAATCCATCTGGTGGATAGCGAATCGGAAGATGAAACCATCGCGTGGGCCGAGCGACTCCTTCCTCCTGAGAAATTGCAGGTCCACCGCCGACCTCCGGGACTCTACCAAGCTTGGAACTATGGGATAAAGCAGTGTGTGGCCCCTTGGCTTTATTTTTCGACAATTGGGGATCTCATCACCGGGATGGGGCTTCTTCATCTGCTGAGAGCGGTCGATGAGAATCAAGCGGATTGTGTGGTCTCTCCGCCACGAATGGAGAGAAATGCGGATGCGGCGGAGGGTGGGTTGCAGGTTCCTATATGGCCTCCGGAAAAAATTTCCGAGTGGCTTTCGCTCACACGACCGCAACTCCTTTCCTCAGGCGAACTGGCTGTCTACACGTCTCATTTTTGCATCGAAACCTACCTCAATTCCTATTCTGGAAGTTGCGCTAGCAATCTGTTTCGAACGGGTTTTCTTAAGGAGCACCTCTTCCCGGAAGAATTCGGACACATTGGCGACGTGGGTTGGGCCATTCGCTGCGCGACCAAGATCAGATTGGTCGTGAGTCCGAATCGGGTGGCCTCTTTCCAACTTCCAGAAGCTGGCTACTCCCCTCTGACCCCGCAGGACGAAGTCCGCTTTTACAGTGGTCTTTGTCAGGAATGGAAGGAGCAGCTTGCTCGCTGGTCTGGCGACGAAAAAAAAATGATCTCGGACGCTTTGTGGGAAAATTCTGGAAGACGCGAGAAATTACTCCAGGTAGAGGGGCGGCTTCTGCATATCCGGCGAAAATGGAAGTTTTGTTGGATGTTATGGCCTGAGGCTTGGCGGCTCCGTCGGGAAAAGCGTGAGCGACGTGAGCAATCAAAGTCGTGGCTCAAACTGAATGAGGGATTCCCACAATTGTTTGGATGTTCCGCCAAAAAACGAGTTTTGGAAGAGTAG
- a CDS encoding sulfotransferase, whose translation MQPEIKIINPCFPRSGHRFLRVMCKSYFGEKMLSCSASNRFNKDMNLVNYLKDHDFGLARGNSGISLEKENRYIVQYRHPIESIVSHYEMRLFHGYDNDTEQSWKRFLDSSLNFWKRFVEKWCLRDLSPMGLRVLRIPYSELCDDPLSVLRRVVEFAPLDGKDPDSERLQAAYDKNTGSFARYVEHHNEGKKNLTKRRDVRDFKYYSEDFALLEETLHSSYLGPLKINTLFT comes from the coding sequence ATGCAACCTGAAATAAAAATTATCAATCCCTGTTTCCCGCGCTCTGGGCACCGTTTTCTGCGGGTCATGTGCAAGAGCTACTTCGGAGAAAAAATGCTTTCTTGCTCGGCTTCCAACCGCTTCAACAAAGACATGAATCTGGTGAACTATCTAAAAGATCACGACTTTGGGCTTGCCCGGGGAAACTCTGGAATTTCTTTGGAAAAAGAAAATCGATACATCGTGCAATACCGGCACCCAATTGAATCGATTGTTTCTCATTACGAAATGCGGCTCTTCCATGGCTATGACAATGACACAGAACAAAGCTGGAAACGTTTCTTGGATTCCAGTCTGAATTTTTGGAAGCGATTTGTCGAAAAGTGGTGTCTGCGAGACCTTTCCCCAATGGGATTGAGAGTCCTACGCATCCCTTACAGCGAACTTTGTGATGATCCTTTATCTGTTCTCAGGCGGGTGGTTGAGTTCGCGCCACTTGACGGAAAAGATCCAGATTCGGAACGGCTACAAGCTGCTTATGACAAGAACACTGGGAGCTTCGCACGCTATGTCGAACACCATAACGAGGGAAAGAAAAACCTCACAAAAAGGCGTGACGTTAGGGACTTCAAATATTATTCTGAAGACTTTGCACTCCTTGAAGAAACGCTCCACTCTAGCTACTTGGGACCTCTTAAGATCAATACCTTATTCACCTAA
- a CDS encoding sulfotransferase, whose amino-acid sequence MCKNYFGEKMVLAYASDGKNTRGLPQGNYLKDHDFGVAKGNPGIPFKKGPHYIVQYRHPLESIASLYEFRLFHGHDQDSREDWNHFLERNVAFWKRFIEKWCLRDLSHTGIQLLRIAYRDLCDDPLGTLSRVVEFAPLDGLPVDPARLQAAVEKSSGNFARYVQDQKEGIKTQTQRRQLRDFRYFSDRFPEIERELQSDYLGPLQIDSLFDPS is encoded by the coding sequence ATGTGCAAAAACTATTTCGGAGAAAAAATGGTGCTGGCTTACGCCTCTGATGGCAAGAACACTCGCGGCCTGCCCCAAGGCAATTACCTCAAGGATCACGACTTTGGAGTCGCCAAAGGGAATCCTGGCATTCCTTTTAAAAAAGGCCCCCATTACATCGTGCAATACCGCCACCCCTTGGAGTCAATTGCCTCGCTTTACGAGTTCCGTCTTTTCCACGGCCACGACCAAGACTCCCGAGAAGACTGGAATCACTTTTTGGAGAGGAATGTGGCATTCTGGAAACGGTTTATCGAAAAGTGGTGCTTGAGAGATCTTTCCCACACGGGAATCCAGCTCCTGAGAATCGCTTATCGTGACCTTTGCGATGACCCGCTTGGCACCCTGAGTCGAGTAGTCGAGTTCGCACCGCTTGACGGTCTCCCAGTCGATCCTGCGCGGCTCCAAGCGGCGGTCGAAAAAAGCTCGGGTAATTTCGCTCGCTATGTCCAAGACCAAAAAGAGGGGATCAAAACCCAGACTCAACGGCGGCAGCTACGAGACTTCCGTTATTTTTCTGATCGATTTCCGGAAATCGAGCGCGAACTCCAGTCAGACTACTTAGGCCCCCTTCAAATTGATTCCCTCTTCGACCCCTCATGA
- a CDS encoding glycosyltransferase family 2 protein, with the protein MKSFPRISLVTAVREGQPFLARAMDSVLAQRYENLEYIVIDGASRDGSVETIRARRDRLAYWVSEPDSGHAEALNKGFARATGEIFAWLNADDLLAPNALETVARTFREEPRIRWITGIPSDVTAGETLEPRLASPFNLHDFLEGRAFSIQQESTFWRRDLWEACGGRLDESLSLAVDGELWTRFFQKEPLVHVKAVLAGFRRHEANRSDLARGEYCREMRLALANLKKATSWTVKGRAKLWKFCRRPAVEAFHEGFGSGKSIPLGREDPLPRVGYLRASFSGQQLCLEHFGG; encoded by the coding sequence GTGAAGTCTTTTCCCCGAATTAGCTTGGTGACGGCTGTCCGAGAGGGCCAGCCCTTCCTGGCTCGGGCTATGGATTCGGTATTGGCTCAGCGTTACGAGAATCTGGAATACATCGTGATCGATGGGGCGAGCCGGGATGGCTCTGTCGAGACGATTCGCGCTCGCCGCGATCGATTGGCCTACTGGGTGAGTGAGCCAGATTCGGGGCACGCGGAGGCCTTGAATAAGGGTTTTGCGCGAGCCACGGGCGAGATCTTTGCTTGGCTAAATGCCGATGATCTCTTGGCCCCAAACGCTCTCGAAACGGTGGCGAGAACTTTCCGAGAAGAGCCGAGGATTCGGTGGATCACGGGAATTCCCAGCGATGTCACGGCTGGAGAGACCTTGGAGCCCCGTCTGGCTTCGCCCTTCAATTTGCACGATTTCCTGGAAGGAAGGGCTTTTAGCATCCAGCAAGAGTCGACTTTTTGGCGGCGGGATTTGTGGGAGGCCTGCGGGGGTCGGCTGGATGAGTCCCTGTCTCTGGCAGTCGATGGCGAGTTGTGGACGCGATTCTTTCAAAAAGAGCCGCTTGTGCATGTGAAGGCGGTCTTGGCTGGCTTTCGGCGGCACGAGGCAAATCGCAGTGATCTGGCACGGGGCGAGTATTGTCGCGAGATGCGCTTGGCTCTGGCCAATTTGAAGAAAGCTACTTCGTGGACAGTGAAAGGCCGGGCTAAGCTCTGGAAATTCTGTCGGCGCCCGGCTGTCGAGGCCTTCCACGAGGGCTTCGGCAGTGGGAAATCAATTCCACTCGGACGGGAGGATCCGCTCCCGAGAGTGGGCTATCTCCGAGCCAGCTTTTCAGGCCAGCAGCTCTGTTTGGAGCATTTCGGAGGATGA
- a CDS encoding glycosyltransferase family 4 protein translates to MRVVVLAYGERQTPSYRFRFGQFEPWLRKEGVEVTCVLATDLIQEPDLLRRLEGIDLFVNQKWLGSPAWFPEFNRLGCPVLFDFDDALWTRPGRAYSWITRWKVRQRLHAWWRFADLVTCANDYLAARVQAQGLAATVVPMAIDTQVWVPRAQASSVGPRPLQVGWNGSPHNLRLLESLADPLRQLVQAGSIDLRVFCGQKPALDFPFHFTPFESGHEPAFVSGLDVSLLPLEGSDYDRGKSPIKALQSLAGGVPVVGQLLEGGRGFLGAESAVEVSKERGQSWETALLGLRENEARRVEMGQAGRRLVERDHSLEVIGRRLVDIWSQAIDFSH, encoded by the coding sequence ATGAGGGTCGTGGTCTTGGCTTACGGAGAGCGGCAGACGCCGAGCTACCGGTTCCGCTTCGGGCAGTTTGAGCCCTGGCTCCGAAAGGAGGGGGTCGAGGTGACCTGTGTCCTGGCGACCGACCTGATCCAAGAGCCAGACTTATTGCGCCGCTTGGAGGGCATTGACCTCTTTGTGAATCAAAAATGGCTGGGCTCGCCCGCCTGGTTTCCCGAATTCAACCGCCTCGGGTGCCCGGTGCTTTTCGATTTCGACGACGCCTTATGGACCCGGCCAGGACGGGCCTACTCTTGGATCACCCGCTGGAAAGTGAGACAACGTCTGCATGCCTGGTGGCGCTTCGCGGATTTGGTGACCTGTGCCAACGATTACCTGGCCGCGCGGGTGCAGGCCCAAGGCTTGGCTGCGACCGTGGTGCCGATGGCGATCGATACCCAAGTTTGGGTCCCTCGCGCGCAGGCTTCCTCCGTCGGCCCCCGGCCTCTCCAGGTGGGTTGGAACGGCTCGCCTCACAATTTGCGCTTGCTCGAATCCTTAGCGGATCCTTTGCGCCAGCTGGTGCAGGCGGGTTCGATCGACTTGCGGGTCTTTTGTGGCCAGAAGCCCGCCCTTGATTTTCCGTTTCATTTCACTCCTTTTGAAAGCGGTCACGAACCAGCTTTTGTGTCGGGCTTAGATGTGAGTCTCCTCCCGCTCGAGGGGAGCGATTATGATCGGGGAAAATCGCCTATCAAAGCGCTCCAGTCGCTCGCCGGCGGCGTCCCAGTGGTGGGACAACTTCTCGAAGGAGGCCGGGGCTTTCTAGGCGCGGAGTCAGCGGTGGAAGTTTCCAAGGAGAGGGGGCAGAGCTGGGAGACGGCCCTCCTTGGCTTGCGCGAAAATGAGGCGCGCAGAGTGGAGATGGGGCAGGCCGGGCGACGACTCGTGGAGCGTGACCACAGCTTGGAAGTGATCGGTCGGAGGCTAGTGGATATTTGGTCGCAAGCGATTGATTTTTCTCACTAG
- a CDS encoding glycosyltransferase family 9 protein, giving the protein MRNAIVSYKQLGDVLLLEPLSRLLAARAGGEPTAMLVRPAFAPLIELMPKAEMPTQAWEKYNLLLATHEGTKAWKRALFSRAHQKRLLLSQKVYQKWWHRLAFGEITYRYIDGAYWARYFWEALAKTGEPEFSPPRLQTPAADWLPKDLPERYLVCHPTAAWSSKYWTVRGWQLLLKELERTFSLPLVLTAGAAAEELAFCRTLQEALPFPVQNLAGSLSLSAYLATLSRAQAILAIDGSAAHLADAFSVPAFKLFGNTSESEWHWPNPRSQVVTTGEGPPLKRPPAKDLQADKVLQAAQEWAQLVVGS; this is encoded by the coding sequence ATGAGAAACGCCATCGTCAGTTACAAGCAACTCGGCGACGTCCTCCTCCTGGAGCCCCTCAGTCGTTTGTTGGCCGCACGCGCCGGAGGAGAGCCCACCGCCATGCTGGTACGTCCCGCCTTCGCGCCGCTCATCGAGCTGATGCCAAAAGCGGAAATGCCGACCCAAGCCTGGGAAAAATACAACCTCCTCCTCGCCACCCACGAGGGCACCAAAGCCTGGAAACGCGCCCTCTTTTCTCGAGCGCACCAAAAAAGACTCCTCCTTTCCCAGAAGGTCTACCAAAAATGGTGGCATCGCCTGGCCTTCGGAGAAATCACCTACCGTTACATCGATGGCGCCTACTGGGCCCGCTACTTTTGGGAGGCCTTGGCCAAAACTGGCGAGCCAGAATTCTCCCCGCCCCGGCTACAAACACCGGCCGCCGACTGGCTGCCAAAGGACTTGCCCGAAAGATACCTCGTCTGCCATCCGACCGCCGCCTGGAGCTCGAAATACTGGACAGTCCGCGGCTGGCAACTTCTGCTGAAAGAGCTGGAACGGACCTTTTCCTTGCCGCTTGTTTTGACCGCGGGGGCCGCCGCTGAGGAGCTGGCTTTTTGTCGAACCTTGCAGGAGGCGCTCCCCTTTCCCGTCCAAAATCTGGCTGGTTCCCTCAGTCTCTCGGCCTACCTAGCTACGCTCTCCCGGGCCCAAGCCATCCTGGCCATCGACGGGTCGGCCGCCCACCTAGCCGATGCTTTTTCGGTCCCCGCCTTCAAGCTCTTTGGCAACACCTCGGAAAGCGAATGGCATTGGCCGAACCCGCGTTCCCAAGTCGTCACGACAGGAGAAGGACCACCCTTGAAGCGCCCCCCTGCGAAAGACCTCCAAGCAGACAAAGTCCTGCAAGCCGCTCAAGAATGGGCCCAGCTCGTAGTGGGAAGCTAG
- a CDS encoding glycosyltransferase family 39 protein codes for MKQVVWLALGLLLFRSLFLALSPLELSGDESYYWDWGRQLDWGYYSKPPLIAWLMGAVSQLLGSTTWGVRMGSALLGSASLLVYFGLARSLFGGKIATAGLLAIAVLPGATAASILLTIDAPLLFFWGLGLWAFWESLQAQGAPKWGWRGLLGVAMGLGLLTKQMMMALPLLGMVYLAISPEHRREFRSPSLWLALLLGGLLYLPNLLWNQANGWIMAQHTSEHFRGSGFDFYTFLKRLGDFLGGQAGLLSPIFWVLALWMGVDTLRNRDLLRQNPAFRFAWLASVLPVLAIALLLFQRRINANWPAVFYATLALTLTAWVLLRGKKGPLRWFRRGWWVALGLTLGVHIAVLALEILPADQRPKPVQRVSGWQELAAQVESRRRELNPEGDALLITFGHRYRASQLAFYLPDQPRVYRWPDRGIESQYEIWGGPDLPHEGEVLFLYPTDAEGVPPSLATHVEEILGQRSHECPTCAIPSFTLVHARGLREWPQTSAHE; via the coding sequence GTGAAACAAGTCGTCTGGCTCGCGCTTGGCCTGCTCCTGTTTCGGTCCCTCTTCTTGGCGCTCTCCCCGCTCGAACTTTCCGGCGACGAATCCTACTACTGGGACTGGGGTCGGCAGCTGGACTGGGGCTACTACAGCAAACCGCCCCTGATCGCCTGGCTGATGGGAGCCGTCAGTCAGCTCTTAGGCAGCACAACCTGGGGCGTGCGGATGGGCTCGGCTCTCTTGGGATCGGCCTCGCTGCTGGTCTACTTCGGACTGGCTCGCTCGCTCTTCGGAGGGAAAATCGCCACCGCTGGGCTCCTGGCCATCGCCGTTCTCCCAGGAGCCACCGCCGCCTCCATCTTGCTCACGATCGACGCCCCCTTGCTCTTCTTCTGGGGCCTGGGCTTGTGGGCCTTTTGGGAATCACTCCAGGCCCAGGGCGCGCCCAAGTGGGGCTGGCGGGGACTACTGGGCGTGGCCATGGGGCTCGGTTTGCTGACCAAACAGATGATGATGGCGCTGCCTCTCTTGGGGATGGTTTACTTGGCGATCTCACCGGAACACCGACGCGAATTCCGCAGCCCCTCCCTCTGGCTCGCCCTCCTCCTCGGCGGCCTCCTCTACCTACCCAATCTCCTCTGGAACCAAGCCAACGGCTGGATCATGGCCCAGCACACCAGCGAGCACTTCCGCGGCAGCGGCTTCGATTTCTATACCTTCCTCAAACGCCTGGGCGACTTCCTTGGCGGACAAGCTGGCCTGCTCTCGCCCATCTTCTGGGTCCTCGCCCTCTGGATGGGGGTGGACACCTTGCGAAATCGCGATCTGCTCCGGCAAAACCCTGCCTTCCGCTTTGCTTGGCTGGCCTCGGTGCTGCCCGTGCTCGCGATTGCCCTCCTGCTCTTCCAACGCCGCATCAATGCCAATTGGCCCGCCGTCTTCTACGCCACCCTGGCACTCACGCTCACGGCCTGGGTCCTTCTGCGCGGGAAAAAGGGCCCGCTGCGCTGGTTTCGCCGAGGCTGGTGGGTGGCGCTGGGGCTCACTCTCGGGGTCCACATCGCCGTGCTGGCCCTAGAAATCCTCCCGGCAGACCAACGACCCAAGCCCGTCCAGCGTGTCAGCGGTTGGCAGGAATTGGCAGCCCAGGTGGAAAGCCGGCGGCGAGAACTCAATCCTGAAGGCGACGCCCTCCTCATCACCTTCGGCCACCGCTACCGCGCGAGCCAACTGGCTTTTTATCTCCCAGACCAGCCACGAGTCTATCGCTGGCCCGATCGCGGCATAGAATCGCAATATGAAATCTGGGGCGGCCCGGATCTCCCGCACGAAGGGGAAGTCCTCTTCCTCTACCCCACCGATGCCGAAGGTGTCCCGCCCTCGCTCGCCACCCACGTCGAGGAAATCCTCGGCCAGCGCAGCCACGAATGCCCCACCTGCGCCATCCCCAGCTTCACCTTGGTTCATGCACGTGGCCTGCGTGAATGGCCCCAGACCTCCGCACACGAATGA
- a CDS encoding transglutaminase domain-containing protein, whose product MALRFQHEPHPYNPPPGLLGFALLFWGSLTGLLPIAILAALLLEARWLVPHRWDFQAPHFARAWTLSVLGLGIALYLLWADQNVLYIATAILIWTPIVFLPMALVSLYARDPAVPLHAFSYFARKAWESEQATGGHGKPSCFFLAYPYLALPLIGAAALNLDSPGYLQGAALIVFWALLSNPFRQRRARLWIAGIFALSFFSGGAIAQGLRSLQIAIEEARINAMNSRYHRDVDSRSSRIGDIADRKLSSLIRWRLQPGPGVLPPDLLMESAYNQFHRRLWTNQNYHQFSNSLHKIRPSLLYWSIPAVHPPEEEIEGPFTLLGSSNRGGHTILPLPYQTLGVDGLASNEVVRNELGAVRTDPSTPILELEVWQHENANRLAPVNNMDRQAPVHQEYAQLFRTTAEELGLASLPSAAAKVRAVREHFLGFRYSLEIAEGPSFLDTLKRFLVEDRTGHCELFATSTALLLRQAGVPTRYVTGYAVQEYHEGREEYVLRGIHRHAWVLAWVENTWQVVDTTPAAWFESDRAGVPPFQFVIDALQRWHFGFEQWRRGERDTQWINLIALVLLLSTLTLITVRLWRSRLRQQPAPADSFELARQGLDSALFGLVSQLEKQTRARAPGETLGAWWEAIRPSLPEGAPDLQPLLHAHYRLRFDPQLRQMERLSRDLARQAKQWTQLLPDPA is encoded by the coding sequence ATGGCTCTCCGCTTCCAGCACGAACCGCATCCCTACAACCCGCCTCCCGGTCTCTTGGGTTTTGCCCTCCTCTTTTGGGGCTCCCTCACGGGCCTGCTGCCCATCGCGATCCTCGCGGCCCTCTTGCTGGAAGCGCGCTGGTTGGTGCCCCATCGCTGGGACTTCCAAGCCCCGCACTTTGCCAGGGCTTGGACCTTGTCCGTGCTGGGGCTGGGCATCGCGCTCTACCTGCTCTGGGCGGACCAAAACGTCCTCTACATCGCGACCGCCATTCTCATTTGGACCCCCATCGTCTTCCTCCCTATGGCCTTGGTGTCCCTCTACGCCCGCGACCCGGCCGTGCCCCTGCACGCCTTCTCCTACTTCGCACGCAAGGCTTGGGAAAGCGAGCAAGCCACCGGCGGGCATGGCAAGCCCAGCTGTTTTTTCCTGGCCTACCCCTACCTCGCGCTCCCGCTGATCGGCGCGGCCGCGCTCAACCTGGATAGCCCTGGCTACCTGCAAGGAGCGGCTCTCATCGTCTTCTGGGCTTTGCTCAGCAATCCCTTCCGACAACGCCGGGCTCGCCTCTGGATCGCTGGAATTTTCGCCCTTTCCTTCTTCAGCGGCGGCGCCATCGCCCAAGGTCTCCGCAGCTTGCAAATCGCCATCGAAGAAGCGCGCATCAACGCCATGAACTCCCGCTACCATCGCGATGTCGATAGCCGGAGTTCCCGCATCGGAGACATCGCCGATCGCAAGCTGTCCTCCCTCATCCGCTGGCGCCTCCAGCCCGGCCCGGGCGTCCTCCCTCCGGACTTGCTCATGGAAAGCGCCTACAACCAATTTCATCGGCGCCTCTGGACGAACCAAAATTACCACCAATTCTCGAACTCCCTCCACAAGATCCGGCCCAGCCTCCTTTACTGGTCGATCCCGGCAGTCCACCCCCCGGAGGAAGAAATCGAAGGCCCCTTCACCCTGCTCGGCTCCTCGAACCGCGGCGGCCACACCATCTTGCCCCTGCCCTACCAAACCCTGGGCGTGGATGGCCTGGCCTCGAACGAAGTCGTCCGCAACGAGCTGGGAGCCGTTCGCACGGACCCCAGCACGCCCATCCTGGAACTCGAAGTTTGGCAGCACGAGAACGCCAATCGACTCGCACCGGTCAACAACATGGACCGGCAAGCCCCCGTGCACCAGGAATACGCCCAGCTCTTCCGAACCACCGCCGAGGAACTGGGGCTGGCCAGCCTGCCGAGCGCTGCCGCCAAAGTGCGTGCCGTGCGCGAACACTTTCTCGGCTTCCGCTACAGCCTGGAGATTGCAGAAGGACCCAGTTTTCTCGATACCCTGAAGCGCTTTCTGGTAGAAGACCGGACCGGCCATTGCGAACTCTTCGCCACCTCGACCGCGCTGCTCTTGCGCCAAGCGGGGGTGCCCACCCGCTACGTCACCGGCTACGCCGTGCAGGAATACCACGAGGGGCGCGAGGAGTATGTCTTGCGTGGCATTCATCGGCACGCCTGGGTCCTGGCCTGGGTGGAAAACACCTGGCAAGTCGTGGACACCACCCCAGCCGCTTGGTTCGAAAGCGACCGCGCCGGCGTGCCGCCTTTTCAGTTTGTGATCGACGCCCTCCAGCGCTGGCACTTCGGATTTGAGCAATGGAGGCGAGGCGAGCGGGACACCCAATGGATCAATCTCATCGCGCTCGTCCTTCTCCTCTCCACCCTCACACTCATCACCGTGCGGCTCTGGCGCTCCCGCCTCCGCCAGCAGCCCGCACCAGCAGACTCCTTCGAGCTGGCCCGGCAAGGCTTAGACTCGGCGCTCTTCGGCCTCGTGAGCCAACTGGAGAAACAGACCCGCGCCCGCGCCCCGGGCGAAACCTTGGGCGCCTGGTGGGAGGCCATCCGTCCCAGCCTCCCCGAGGGTGCCCCGGACCTCCAGCCCCTGCTGCACGCTCACTATCGCCTCCGCTTCGACCCCCAACTTCGCCAGATGGAGCGACTCTCCCGAGACCTCGCGCGCCAAGCCAAGCAATGGACCCAGCTCCTGCCAGACCCAGCCTAA